The proteins below are encoded in one region of Candidatus Moraniibacteriota bacterium:
- a CDS encoding 3D domain-containing protein, whose amino-acid sequence MTFRKDLLFVVVLTVALFNTNTASVDAQENSLPLSSLYSFKTDPFLLKWTFEIEEKEQVIVSENVVPSKEEKILNRWKEKQEHLWKSLSKEKFIINASAYTAAADECGKSDGITASGLKVEEKRTLACPPSYPFGTKIAIEGVGVLRCEDRGGAIKGNHFDIYMETKGEAFAFGRRNLVAEIVD is encoded by the coding sequence ATGACATTTCGAAAGGATCTTCTTTTCGTAGTAGTACTTACAGTAGCTCTTTTTAACACAAATACAGCATCGGTAGATGCTCAAGAAAATAGTCTTCCTTTGTCAAGTCTCTATAGTTTCAAAACGGACCCCTTTCTTTTGAAGTGGACTTTTGAAATAGAAGAAAAAGAACAGGTAATAGTTTCTGAGAATGTCGTTCCTTCAAAAGAAGAAAAAATTCTCAATCGTTGGAAGGAAAAGCAGGAACATCTCTGGAAATCTCTTTCGAAGGAAAAATTCATCATCAATGCTTCAGCTTATACTGCAGCAGCCGATGAATGTGGAAAATCTGATGGTATTACTGCTTCAGGACTCAAAGTGGAAGAAAAACGAACACTTGCTTGTCCTCCATCGTATCCTTTTGGTACGAAAATTGCTATCGAAGGCGTGGGAGTGCTCCGTTGTGAAGATCGTGGTGGTGCTATAAAGGGCAATCACTTCGATATCTATATGGAAACAAAAGGTGAAGCATTCGCATTCGGTCGTCGAAATCTCGTTGCTGAAATCGTTGACTAA
- the rplS gene encoding 50S ribosomal protein L19 codes for MEQKLISFNLKQRKPLDIPEIQSGDVVKIFRKIKEGGKERLQSFQGTIIAIKGGQSASKTITVRKVSFNVGVEIVFPLSSPQIEKIEFVKRTRARRAKLYFVRDKSVKVLSKKLKEVVVKKSSLKVAKKEVVAPVVTEEVK; via the coding sequence ATGGAACAGAAATTGATATCTTTTAATTTAAAGCAGAGAAAACCTCTTGATATACCTGAGATTCAGTCTGGGGATGTTGTCAAGATTTTTCGTAAGATCAAAGAAGGCGGAAAAGAACGTTTGCAATCATTTCAGGGAACAATTATTGCTATCAAGGGAGGACAGAGCGCTTCCAAGACTATTACTGTACGAAAAGTGTCTTTCAATGTCGGTGTCGAGATAGTTTTTCCTTTGTCTTCGCCACAAATTGAGAAAATTGAATTTGTGAAGCGTACGCGTGCACGTCGTGCCAAGCTCTATTTTGTTCGTGATAAGTCTGTTAAAGTATTGAGTAAGAAATTGAAAGAAGTTGTTGTGAAGAAAAGTTCTCTTAAAGTAGCTAAGAAAGAAGTGGTTGCTCCTGTAGTGACTGAAGAAGTAAAATAG
- a CDS encoding RluA family pseudouridine synthase, producing the protein MYIPPSAGNIFLEIPRHLVDKRLDVAVFDLLQESFPEKKCSRNMIASLANEGKISLNGVVAKATCKMKLHDVITLPQEAFISPVLVVEPFHDSPLTILYEDEYLIAINKPFGLQVHPAGRDERKTLVHSLIAQYPETRDIGGDALRPGIVHRLDRDTSGVLVVARTEASFDSLKELFHDRKIKKTYLALVYGHTEFLSGEINKPLIRRSGELKRFVVETNDVPEGARQAQTLYRVIARYGAYDLLEVMPRTGRTHQIRVHLASIGNPIVGDTLYASKYVRQEKNLLVKRQLLHASCLEFTLFAKKYAFFAPLAPDFRTVLRDIDETRDAGYDDEALESLLVQ; encoded by the coding sequence ATGTACATACCTCCATCAGCAGGAAATATCTTTCTAGAAATTCCTCGTCACCTCGTCGATAAACGACTTGATGTGGCTGTTTTTGATTTATTACAAGAAAGCTTTCCAGAAAAGAAGTGTTCAAGGAATATGATTGCTTCTTTGGCAAATGAAGGAAAGATATCGTTGAATGGAGTAGTCGCGAAAGCAACATGCAAGATGAAGCTCCATGATGTGATTACTTTGCCACAAGAAGCCTTTATTTCCCCTGTTTTGGTAGTAGAGCCCTTTCATGATTCTCCTCTCACGATTCTGTATGAAGATGAATATTTGATCGCTATCAATAAACCCTTTGGTCTTCAGGTTCACCCGGCGGGCAGAGATGAACGAAAAACACTCGTTCACTCTCTTATTGCACAATATCCAGAAACTCGTGATATTGGTGGAGATGCTCTTCGTCCTGGTATCGTTCATCGCCTTGATCGTGATACTTCAGGAGTATTAGTGGTAGCCCGGACAGAAGCATCCTTTGATAGTCTCAAAGAGCTTTTTCATGACCGAAAAATTAAAAAAACATATCTCGCTCTCGTGTACGGACATACAGAGTTTCTTTCAGGTGAAATCAATAAACCCCTTATTCGTCGTTCGGGTGAGTTGAAACGTTTTGTTGTAGAGACGAACGATGTGCCAGAAGGCGCGCGTCAGGCACAAACATTGTATCGTGTCATTGCTCGCTACGGAGCATATGATCTCCTCGAGGTGATGCCTCGTACTGGTCGTACGCATCAGATACGCGTTCATCTCGCTTCCATAGGTAATCCCATTGTTGGTGATACACTGTATGCATCGAAATACGTACGACAAGAAAAGAATCTTCTTGTGAAGCGACAGTTGCTCCACGCTTCTTGTTTGGAATTCACTCTCTTTGCCAAGAAATATGCCTTTTTTGCGCCACTAGCTCCTGATTTTCGAACAGTCTTGAGAGATATTGACGAAACGCGAGATGCAGGGTATGATGATGAGGCCTTAGAAAGCCTGTTAGTACAATAA
- a CDS encoding NAD(P)-dependent oxidoreductase — MKIAFFETSASDQAFLSPLLQGHDVSFFSEPLTKENVTVASEYEVVSVFIYSTLTADIIDQLHNVRCIATRSTGFDHIDLPTCETKDITVLHVPHYGENTVAEHAFALILALSRNVHKSYARGLKEDFSIEGLIGFDLKDKTLGVIGTGRIGLHVIRIAKGFGMHVLAFDVFHNTLLSEILHFSYASLDEVLAQSDIITLHTPYNKHTHHLINNETIKKIKKGALLINTARGGLIENEALIKALDEKILSGAGLDVLEGEEYIKEEGQCLHEDCAPSRAHQIDQNKNLLSRDNVVFTPHIGFYSEEALKRILETTAENIVQYGLGKKENQVHSLSQK; from the coding sequence ATGAAAATTGCATTTTTCGAAACGAGCGCAAGTGATCAAGCGTTTCTCAGTCCGCTTCTGCAGGGTCACGATGTTTCGTTTTTTTCCGAACCTTTGACAAAGGAAAATGTCACTGTTGCTTCGGAATATGAAGTTGTTTCTGTGTTTATCTACTCGACACTCACTGCTGATATTATTGATCAATTACACAATGTCCGTTGTATCGCAACACGTTCCACAGGATTCGACCATATCGATCTTCCGACGTGTGAAACAAAAGACATCACCGTACTCCATGTTCCTCACTATGGCGAGAACACTGTAGCAGAACACGCCTTTGCTCTCATTCTCGCTCTTTCTCGTAATGTCCATAAATCCTATGCACGAGGACTCAAAGAAGACTTTTCTATCGAGGGTCTTATCGGGTTTGACCTGAAAGACAAAACTCTTGGTGTCATCGGAACAGGACGTATCGGACTACATGTTATTCGTATTGCCAAAGGTTTTGGCATGCATGTGCTCGCCTTTGATGTCTTTCATAATACACTCCTTTCTGAAATACTCCATTTCAGTTATGCATCACTCGATGAGGTACTTGCTCAGTCTGATATCATCACCCTACATACTCCCTACAATAAACACACTCACCATCTCATCAATAACGAAACGATCAAAAAAATCAAGAAGGGAGCGCTTCTCATCAACACCGCTCGCGGTGGTCTTATCGAAAACGAAGCCCTTATCAAAGCGCTCGATGAAAAAATTCTCTCAGGAGCTGGTCTTGACGTCCTCGAGGGAGAAGAATACATCAAAGAAGAAGGGCAGTGTCTCCACGAAGATTGCGCGCCTTCTCGTGCACATCAGATTGATCAAAACAAGAACCTCTTGAGCCGTGATAACGTCGTATTCACTCCTCATATCGGATTTTACAGTGAAGAAGCTCTCAAGCGCATTCTTGAAACAACCGCAGAAAATATCGTACAATACGGTCTTGGAAAGAAAGAAAATCAAGTTCATTCTTTGTCTCAAAAATAG
- a CDS encoding redoxin domain-containing protein — translation MENGFFPVIGKKVPNLEFDYFQKESFHTSHFSDYRGKWTIVFFYPADFTFICPTELEEMQNNYAKFQELGAEILSVSTDTKFTHKAWHDHSPAIKNIEYPMVADPTGDIARTFGVYIEEGDDKGLSLRGSFIIDPDGVLQAYEVHANNVGRSASELLRKLEAALFVREHGGEVCPANWKPGAKTLKPGIELVGKI, via the coding sequence ATGGAAAATGGATTTTTTCCTGTGATCGGGAAGAAGGTTCCTAATCTTGAATTCGACTATTTTCAGAAAGAAAGTTTTCATACATCACATTTTTCTGATTATCGTGGAAAATGGACTATCGTGTTTTTTTATCCTGCTGACTTCACATTTATTTGTCCAACAGAACTGGAAGAAATGCAGAATAATTATGCCAAATTCCAGGAACTCGGAGCAGAAATTCTTTCGGTATCCACTGATACCAAATTCACTCACAAGGCATGGCATGATCACTCTCCTGCTATCAAAAATATCGAGTATCCTATGGTCGCTGACCCTACTGGTGATATCGCTCGTACATTCGGTGTTTACATCGAAGAAGGAGATGATAAAGGACTCAGTCTTCGAGGGAGTTTTATTATTGATCCAGACGGCGTTCTTCAGGCATATGAAGTCCATGCGAACAATGTCGGACGAAGTGCAAGTGAGCTTCTCCGTAAATTGGAAGCAGCGCTCTTCGTAAGAGAACACGGCGGAGAAGTCTGTCCTGCAAACTGGAAGCCAGGAGCCAAAACACTCAAGCCAGGTATTGAATTGGTTGGGAAAATCTAA
- a CDS encoding Fe-Mn family superoxide dismutase has product MSHIYAAQNFTHLLGLPGLSDTLLTNHFTLYEGYVNNTNILLKKMNAIREERLGGNDERKEESAELHRRYSWEYNGMKLHELYFENLTKEKTVLDLESDFGKKLIERFGSYETFLHNFTKNVGMFRGIGWVALIERDGGLGIIWINEHNEGLLANSKILLIMDVFEHAYMTDYGIKRAEYIETFFRSVDWKKVAERFGN; this is encoded by the coding sequence ATGTCTCATATCTACGCCGCTCAAAACTTTACACACCTCCTCGGCCTTCCAGGCCTGAGCGATACCCTTCTTACCAATCACTTCACTCTCTATGAAGGATACGTGAACAATACGAATATCCTCTTGAAAAAAATGAATGCGATACGAGAGGAAAGACTAGGCGGAAATGATGAGAGAAAAGAAGAGTCGGCAGAATTACACAGACGATACTCTTGGGAGTACAACGGTATGAAATTACACGAATTGTATTTCGAAAATCTTACGAAAGAAAAAACAGTATTAGATCTCGAAAGTGATTTCGGAAAAAAACTCATTGAAAGATTTGGTTCTTACGAAACTTTTTTACATAATTTTACAAAGAATGTTGGAATGTTTCGTGGTATCGGCTGGGTCGCTCTTATCGAAAGAGATGGTGGACTTGGAATTATTTGGATCAATGAACACAATGAAGGACTCCTGGCAAATTCCAAAATACTCTTGATCATGGATGTCTTCGAACATGCCTATATGACGGATTATGGTATCAAAAGAGCTGAGTATATCGAGACATTTTTCCGCTCTGTTGATTGGAAAAAAGTAGCAGAACGATTTGGAAATTAA
- a CDS encoding ribonucleoside-diphosphate reductase subunit alpha has protein sequence MTLTQVKRRDGAIVAFDRSRIEQAIESACDATGETEKDFIPAITDEIIVDIVATCGEDSETHIPSVETIQNFVEKHLMRESRYEIAKAYILYREKQNEKREEHKEQLIEQFEKHSMKVIKTNGKKELFDIKKIKKVFDRAALGYEKECSFTDLIEAFKKNIVDEIKTSDISNLLVKTCVDLVTIENIAWQNIAARILLGDLYKKARRNRNLEQKDIYSPKAFKDLFDDYIKRGLYFKDFYDYYSAEDILSAGKLLSCETDLDYEYTTIVSFTKRYLLNPNKEVRELPQEMYMAVALFLAIPEKKEDRLAFAFKIYEHCSKQRISLPTPTLLNARTNYHQLSSCFKININDDLRDIYHAIENMAQISKFGGGIGVYLGNIRSRGSAIRGIIGMSGGVNPWIKVINDTAIAVNQLGARLGAISVTLDIWHRDIYDFLDLQTETGDIRSKAFDIFPSVSIPDLFMKRLEADLDITLFDPHEVETLYGKRLQDTFNEEFETFYETLEKDERLTMKKVVKAKDVFKKFLKSTVETGMPYVFFRDTVNRLNPNKHVGNIYSTQLCTEICQNTSTTKFVEETLEDGKIIIRYEPGDLVVCNLASINIATVYKESVIADVFPVVMRVLDNVITLNYYPVQEAKRTAMRYRSVGLGYLGLAEYLAVRELAYDSEEARTEVDRLFERYTYYTYRSSVDLAKERGYYELYPGSEYSKGILLGHNTKWFETHTSFANDWKKLFLDMKTSGVRFAYHTAPAPNTSTAGVVGTTAALLPIYKKFFIETNLSSPTIRVAPKLSNKNFWYYKEYINMNMNDVIDMMSVIYPWIDQSISFEWMIDPSKVSPAQLFSYYVKSWKQGIKTVYYVRSLSAEIKDNCVSCSG, from the coding sequence ATGACTCTGACTCAAGTAAAACGACGAGATGGTGCAATAGTCGCATTCGACAGATCACGCATAGAACAAGCAATAGAAAGTGCTTGCGATGCTACAGGGGAGACAGAAAAAGATTTCATTCCTGCAATCACCGATGAAATCATTGTTGATATCGTTGCGACATGCGGGGAAGATAGCGAAACACATATTCCTTCAGTAGAAACCATCCAGAACTTTGTCGAAAAACATTTGATGAGAGAGAGTCGATATGAAATCGCAAAAGCGTATATTTTATATCGAGAGAAACAGAATGAGAAGCGAGAAGAACACAAAGAACAGCTCATCGAACAATTTGAGAAACATTCGATGAAGGTTATCAAGACAAATGGAAAAAAAGAACTCTTCGATATTAAAAAAATCAAAAAGGTTTTTGATAGAGCAGCACTCGGCTACGAGAAAGAATGTTCTTTTACCGACCTTATTGAAGCTTTCAAAAAAAATATCGTCGATGAAATCAAGACTTCTGATATCAGTAATCTCCTTGTCAAAACATGTGTCGATCTCGTGACAATAGAAAACATTGCTTGGCAGAATATTGCTGCACGCATTCTTCTCGGAGATCTCTACAAAAAAGCGAGGCGGAATCGTAACCTCGAGCAGAAAGATATCTACAGTCCAAAGGCTTTCAAAGATTTGTTCGACGACTACATCAAACGAGGACTGTACTTCAAAGATTTTTATGATTACTACTCAGCCGAAGATATTCTCTCTGCCGGAAAACTTCTGTCCTGTGAAACTGATCTGGATTACGAATACACTACCATTGTTTCATTCACGAAACGTTATCTCTTGAATCCCAACAAAGAAGTGCGAGAATTGCCTCAGGAAATGTATATGGCAGTAGCGCTCTTCTTGGCTATTCCGGAAAAGAAAGAAGATCGTCTCGCTTTTGCTTTCAAGATTTATGAACACTGTTCGAAACAACGTATTTCTTTGCCGACACCGACACTTCTCAATGCTCGCACCAACTATCATCAACTCTCGAGTTGTTTCAAAATAAATATCAATGATGATCTTCGTGATATCTACCATGCTATCGAAAATATGGCTCAGATATCCAAGTTTGGTGGGGGAATAGGTGTCTATCTCGGAAACATTCGCTCTCGTGGCAGTGCGATCCGCGGTATCATCGGTATGTCTGGTGGTGTCAATCCTTGGATCAAGGTTATTAATGACACAGCAATTGCTGTCAATCAACTCGGTGCTCGCCTCGGTGCCATCTCTGTCACGCTCGACATCTGGCATCGTGATATCTACGATTTCCTTGATTTACAGACAGAAACAGGAGATATCCGTTCCAAAGCATTTGATATTTTTCCTTCTGTTTCTATCCCAGATCTCTTTATGAAGAGACTCGAGGCAGATCTCGATATTACACTGTTTGATCCACATGAAGTAGAAACTTTGTATGGAAAAAGACTTCAAGATACATTCAATGAAGAATTTGAAACATTCTATGAAACTCTCGAGAAAGACGAGAGACTCACGATGAAAAAAGTTGTAAAAGCGAAGGATGTCTTCAAAAAGTTCTTGAAATCAACCGTTGAAACCGGTATGCCATATGTCTTCTTCCGAGACACCGTCAATCGTCTCAACCCAAACAAGCATGTCGGAAATATCTATTCTACTCAACTCTGCACAGAAATTTGTCAGAATACATCAACCACAAAATTTGTCGAGGAAACCCTCGAAGATGGGAAAATAATCATTCGATACGAGCCAGGAGATCTCGTGGTGTGTAACCTCGCTTCGATCAACATCGCTACTGTATACAAAGAATCTGTGATTGCTGACGTTTTCCCTGTTGTGATGCGTGTCCTCGACAACGTCATTACGCTCAATTACTATCCCGTCCAAGAGGCCAAGCGGACTGCGATGAGATACCGAAGCGTTGGTCTCGGTTATCTCGGATTAGCAGAGTATCTCGCTGTACGAGAATTGGCCTACGATAGTGAGGAGGCTCGTACAGAAGTCGATCGACTTTTCGAACGTTATACCTATTACACTTACCGCTCTTCTGTTGATCTCGCTAAAGAACGTGGATATTATGAACTCTATCCAGGAAGCGAGTATTCCAAAGGCATCCTCCTTGGTCACAACACCAAATGGTTCGAGACGCATACATCCTTTGCGAATGATTGGAAGAAGCTCTTCTTGGACATGAAGACTTCAGGTGTACGATTTGCCTACCATACGGCTCCAGCACCCAATACTTCGACAGCAGGTGTCGTCGGCACCACTGCAGCACTTCTTCCTATCTACAAAAAATTCTTTATTGAGACTAATCTCTCTTCACCGACTATTCGTGTTGCCCCCAAACTCTCCAACAAAAACTTCTGGTACTACAAGGAATACATCAATATGAATATGAACGATGTCATCGATATGATGTCGGTCATTTATCCTTGGATTGATCAGTCTATCTCGTTTGAATGGATGATTGATCCGTCCAAGGTCAGCCCTGCTCAACTCTTCAGCTATTACGTCAAAAGCTGGAAGCAGGGGATCAAGACAGTCTACTACGTACGTAGCCTCTCTGCTGAAATAAAGGATAATTGTGTCAGTTGTAGTGGTTAG
- a CDS encoding ribonucleotide-diphosphate reductase subunit beta, whose translation MKRNLLFNPKGNDDVEKRTIIKGATTGLFNLNATKYPWAKSLYQVMIGNFWVPEKVSGLKDDARTFHTDLGEEEQRAYKGILSFLIFLDSLQTVNLPHFSDYITSPEVNLILSIQAYQEAIHSQSYATILESVVESKERDEIYYFWRTDKILLDRNKYIGKIYEDFINKPSDKNFFRGVVANFLLESVYFYNGFAFFDTLVDRMKMLATGRMIAYIRRDELTHITIFANIIREIKKEFPELYDEKLIIKMMSTAVDQEIEWGKHILGNRIPGINSETTRDYTHWLANNRLAMLGIGPLYPNAVSNPYKHLDRLQDPNGDKGNFFETTVVNYTQSSSMNGSWDF comes from the coding sequence ATGAAAAGAAACCTCCTTTTCAATCCAAAAGGGAACGATGATGTCGAGAAAAGAACTATCATCAAAGGAGCAACAACGGGATTGTTCAATCTCAACGCAACCAAATACCCTTGGGCCAAATCCCTCTATCAAGTGATGATCGGAAACTTCTGGGTACCCGAAAAAGTATCTGGACTCAAAGACGATGCACGAACATTTCATACCGATCTTGGAGAAGAAGAACAGCGGGCATACAAAGGTATTCTCTCGTTTCTCATCTTTCTCGACTCTCTCCAAACCGTCAATCTCCCTCATTTCTCCGACTATATCACTTCTCCAGAAGTCAATCTCATCCTTTCTATCCAGGCCTACCAGGAAGCTATTCATTCTCAGTCATATGCAACCATCCTCGAATCCGTCGTCGAGAGCAAGGAACGCGACGAGATCTATTATTTCTGGCGTACAGACAAGATCCTTCTCGATCGCAACAAATACATTGGGAAAATCTACGAGGATTTTATCAATAAGCCCTCGGACAAAAACTTCTTCCGCGGTGTTGTTGCCAATTTTCTTCTTGAATCTGTCTATTTCTACAATGGATTTGCATTTTTTGACACACTCGTCGACAGAATGAAAATGCTCGCCACAGGACGGATGATTGCTTATATACGCCGTGATGAACTCACTCATATCACCATTTTCGCGAATATTATTCGCGAAATTAAGAAGGAGTTTCCAGAACTTTACGATGAAAAGTTGATCATCAAAATGATGTCGACGGCAGTCGATCAAGAAATAGAATGGGGGAAACACATTCTCGGCAATCGTATTCCTGGTATAAACAGTGAAACAACCAGGGACTATACTCACTGGCTCGCGAACAATCGCCTCGCGATGCTCGGTATCGGTCCACTCTATCCGAATGCCGTTTCCAATCCTTACAAACATCTCGATCGATTGCAAGATCCAAATGGTGATAAGGGCAATTTCTTTGAGACCACCGTAGTGAATTATACGCAGTCAAGTAGTATGAACGGAAGTTGGGATTTTTAA